DNA sequence from the Bacillus pumilus genome:
GCATTACGGACGCATTTAAAGCTTCCTACTGAACCTTCGACTGAAACAAATCCATCCTCTGGTGAAACAGGATCAAGTGATACAACTAATCCTTCCAGCACATCAGGACAATAATAAAACAGCCCAGTTCCTAGGAACGGGCTGTTTTATTATTGTCTTTTCACCATTCGTTTATAGAATTTCGTAAATGGTTTGAACTCTTCGTTGACCAAACCCGTGACTTCCGCAATCACTTGCATAAACATCACCAGTAAAAAGATAATGATCAGCGATAACCAAATGGTCGCGCTTGTCAGCAAAATCGCACTTAAGCTAAAGACTAGGCCAATCATGTAAATCACGATGACAGCCATGCGATGGGACAAGCCAAAGGCCATTAGTCTATGATGAATATGAGATTTGTCCGGTGATGAAATTGGCTGTTTGTTTAATATGCGTCTAATGATTGCAAAGGTCGTATCAAATATAGGAACACCTAGAATGATCACAGGAACAACAACACTAAACAAAGTAACACTTTTGTATAGCCCTAAAAGTGACAGCACCGAAATCATATAGCCTAAAAATAGCGAACCGGTATCTCCCATAAAAATCTTCGCCGGATGAAAGTTGTAAAAGAGAAAGCCGATCGTACTGCCAATGACGACAAGAGATAAAGAAAGAATCAGAATCTTATCAGCAGAAAATGCCATCACTGCAATCGTTGATAAACCGATGACAGAAATACCGGCAGCTAGTCCATCAAGGCCGTCAATTAAATTAATGGCATTTGTGATGCCGACAATCCATAGCACGGTGAGGGGATATGCCATCCAGCCTAACTCAATTCGATCTGTTAAAAAAGGAACAGAGAAGAAGTCCATTTTTAAGCCCGTGCTCACAATCAAACAAGCAACAAGGACTTGTACGAGAAATTTAAATCTTGCACTTAAATTATATTTATCATCAAATATACCTAAAATGACGATGAGTACGGCACCAACTGAAATTGCTGTAATTTTATTATGTAGAAACAGCCCGCCTGCTAATGCTCCAGCCGCTACTCCAATAAAAATTGCCAAACCACCCATTCGAGGCATTACTTTATCATGAACTTTTCGTTTATTCGGCTGGTCCACTGCACCAATCTTAATTGCAAACTTTTTGACGATTGGTGTCACAATTAAAACTGTAGCCAGAGAGACAAAAAACGCTAATAAGGCGCGTTCGTAATCCATAGGTCAGTCTCCTTCTAAATTGAAATCTGTATTTTGTATATTGGCCGCTCTTTCCATTATACAATTGAATAGAGGATGATCACAACCTCCCCCGGTGATGAAACAAGTAAAAACGCACAATCCCGAATGAATTATGCGTTTTCTTTAATATTCGTTAGTTCCACCATGTTTGTGAACAGCGCGTGCCAATCTTTTTTCTTCGCTCGGCTTTGTCTTAGATGTCTATAGCTCGTGTCGTCTTTTTTGCTGATCACTTTCAGGCAGGCTTCTACGAAGAGCGCAGGATCATCGCCCTCTAAATATTCATACACATCCTTCTCTTTTAGCCTTTCCGTTGATGGGAGATTTAAACCGACAACCGGTATTCCAGCGGCTAAAAATTCATAAAGCTTGAGAGGGAACACCGCTTGATTGTAAGGGGATTGTTTATATGGCATCATACCTACATCAATCAGCTTCATATAAGCAGGCACTTCTTCTGGAGCAACAGCACCTGTCCAAATCACATTAGGCAGTTTGAGTGCATGCTGAAAAGATGGATCTCCATTCGTTCCATCCGGACCAACAAATAAAAATGTCCAATCAGGCCGCATACGAGCAGCTTCAGCTATCATGTCAAAATCGAGCTTTGGCTTAATTCCTCCGATAAAACCAAGCACAGTCCCTTCTCTTCCTTCCAGCACATCTTCTTTACACGGAAGATTGCTTTTCGCAAACACATCGTACTCGACCCCATTTTCCACCGTAAACACATCTTTCGGTTCTCCCATAAGACGTTTTTTGATTTGATCGTGTAAATATTGAGAAGAGCATGTAATGCTGTGTGCATATTTAATGATTCGATTTTCTGCTTTGACAATGACACGCTGCCTCATATAAGAAAGGATGTTATGGTTGCCGCTTATCGGCTCTCCCCACAGGTCACTGCAATCATAGACAATATGTTTCCATTCAAATAAAGAAGATAAGAGCGGAAAGCCCGGAAACGTATACCATAAACAAACGGCGATCCCCTTCATTTCCTCCTGCCGCAAATGTTCAAGAAGAGGGGATAATTTATGAATATAGAACATGTCTTGATATCGACCAAAGCGAAATAATTTGCTCTTGAGCACATCAGGAATGGTCAATTGCTTCATTCGATCTGTTATGGGCTGAAAGGGAGCTGTATGACGAGATGATGACGGGCATACCCAGATGACCTCTTTTGTTTCTGGATCAGATGCTAGAAATTCGGCCAGCCGATGCCGTCTGTACCTCAGTCCGTCCTGTCCCCATTCTCCCGTCGCTACGACAACATGTATGATCGAGTCTGCTTTCACCTTTATCACCTTTTTTCCCTTCTGTTTATAAGCGCTTCTTCACAGCATTTGTCGCATAGTGCATAAAACACCAAGACGCTTTGACAAAATGAAGCTGCTCAATTTCTCTGTAGACAAACCACGTTTTTTTCGCTGCTTTCCACTTGTTACTAGAGATGGAGTTCCCAACGATGCGATATTCACTGAGCGGTTCACTCATACCATAGGCTGTAAATCCTCTTTTTAATATAGACAGCCAAGTAGCTAAATCCTGCCTTGTGCGAATGTTCGGCATTTCCACATGTCCTACCTTTTGAAGATCAAGCATGACCGTTAAACAGCCGATAATGGTGTTTTTCAGGGCTTCATTATAGTCTAATCTCGCTGGCGCAGTGACGGTTTTTTCTAATGATTCTCCGTTTTCTGCAATGATGTCATATGCCGTAAATGTAAAAGCAAAATCATTTGTCAGCATGAAGTCTACCTGTTTTTCGAGCTTCGTCTCTTTCCACATATCATCGCTGTCTAAAAAAGCGATAAAGCGTCCTTTTGCCTGTTTGATGGCTGCGTTTCTAGCAATGGCAGCTCCCCCATTTTCCTCTAAATAAATGACGTTGATTCTGTCGTCCGCTTGACTTAAATCCCCTAATAGCTTTCTAGTTCCATCTGTAGAACAATCATCTGCAATGATCAGCTCCCAATTGGAATAGGTTTGGGCAAGGACGGAATGAACTGTATCCGTTAAATAACGTTCCGCATTATACGCAGGTGTAATGATGGATACTAACGGTTGATTGTTCACCTAGACTCATCTCCAGTTCATCATTAAGATTCTTTGAACACTTCGGGTAAGACCACAAACATGAGCGAGATACTAAAGCCAATGACAAGCCCAAGAAGTGCACGTTTTTTAGCTGACATGCCTTTATTGCCTTCATCAAGTACTTGGGCAGGATCAACAATTTTTGCCTGCTTCATTCCAAGCTTTGTTGACTCCAATTCATATAAGAATCGTTCTTTATCGACTTTGGAATCATTGCTGACCGATTCGTCTTCAAGAGCAGCTAATCTACTTTCAATCACCTGCTGCCTTTTTGTAAATAACGCTTTATCTTGCTTGAGAAATGTATCTGACACCTGCTTCACAACAGCCAAAGCACGACCCTTATCGGCATCCGTGAAAGACAGCTGTAATTGTGTATCCGATTGATTGGTAAGGATGAGACGGGTTTTCACATCCTGTCTTTCTTCTTCTTTCACATCACTGAGTGCTTCGTTTAGAAATGCATCGCTTTTTAATAGAGATGTCACTTCTGCCATATTGTTATACACCCCATCATCATATTTACCGAGAGTGAGGGTAACAGCAGCTGTGTAACTAGACTGCTGCGTAGTTCCTTTAGCAAAAAAGAAACCAAAGGCACCTAATACGACAGGCAGCAGTATGAGCCATACGATGTACTTTTTGATTCGCTTCCCTATCCTTGATATGAAACCAGACATGTTCATTCTCCCAACATTGACGTATTTGCTCTTTCACTAGTGTAGTCATACAAACAAAGCATCACACACGGTTTACCACAGCTTGAGTCGTTGTTTGTTTTTCAGCATATTCACCGCTGCGATCACCAGTCCTAAAAATACCCAGTGGAAATATAAATTCGAGACGGAGCTAGGACTGATACTTGAAACGAGAAAGCTCAGCATGGCTGCAAACAACCCCTCAATGATCATTTTTGCCGATCTTGTGTCAGCCCATTGGTATTGTTTGTACAGTGTGAACATGAGATAGGCGTATACTGAGATATAGCCCAGCATGACTGCAAATCCGAAGTTCGTCATCAATTCCAGCAGCCAATTGTGCACTTCTACGACCTGGTCTGTGTCAAAGATCGAAAAGTGAGCTAAGTAGTAAGACACATTCCCCGCTCCAACTCCGAATCCGTATGAATTCGTAAAGAAGTGCCAAGCATTTTTGATTAAATTTGCTCTCGCGATGTTAGACGGGAGTGGTTCACTAAAAGAATGCGCGACCTGAGAAGCGAGAAACAAGTCATAAAAAATCGAATAAATCTTGGCTGAAAAGACAGCGATACCGATGACGACAAGTCCGCTTGCTGCAACGATTGACCACTTTTTGAGAAAACGCGGCAGCAGCAACCACACATAGATCGCCACTCCTGCAAATATCCCAAGCAGACTAGCGCGGGATTCGGTTAACAAAATGAGATACAGCGCTGCGATTGCACCTAATAATCCAAACGCTTTGATATAACCGTTTTTCATTTGACGCATGCATGCTAGATATAAAAAGAAACTAATCGATAAAAACGTTGCAAAGTCATTCTGATTAAAAAAGACAGATGTAGGATAGTGCTGTTTATACGCTGGCCCTAGATATAATGAGGTATTCGGTAAATGGTTCAATGTAAAGTGATTATAGAACCCAATCCCCATCACAAATACAGTCATGACAAGCCAAATGCTATAAAAAGTCACCACTTGATCCATTCGCTGAATATACATGACGACTAGAAAGACAAATCCCATCCCCATTGCAAGAAGGGACATATATTTCAGGCCGTATGTGACCGAATGAGCCCAAAGCAGTGAGATGAGCCCGTAAAGAAACCATACAGCGAAAAAACCAAGAAGTCCTTTGACACGAATCTGCTGCCACTGCGATATGTACGTCCCCTTATCTCTCATCCGCCATATGAATAAAGTAAAGGTGGCGATGAGCATGATACGGTAGAGAAAAAGACTAAAGAATCCTGCACTAATAGAAAAGAACGCGTTGTTGAGAAAGGTCAATGTAATCAAAAGATAGATGGCTGACATGAAGATTTGCTCACCATTCATGTACAGCTTCATCAACACGAGAGCAGCCGACAGGATCAGAAGTATAATCGGAACAGCTACCATCTTCTTTAACCCGACGGGCTGCGCGGATGCCATTTGTACAAGCCCGATCCCTGCTGCAAACAAAATACATCCAATCATGATTTGCCATGCTGTTTGTTTCACACTCATACCCATTTTCCTCCTAAGCAACCCATCCGATTTGAGGGATTAAGCCTTGACTTCCTGTTCATAGTAGGAAATGGTACGAGCCAAACCTTCCTGTAAACTCACAACAGGCTCCCATGCTAAGACTTGTTTCGTTTCCTCATTTGCCAATGTACTATGCACAATATCACCTGCACGCTGCGGCTTATAAATTGGTTCAAGATGCGACCTCGTCACTCGCTTCATCGTTTGAAATAGCTCATTCACAGTGATCGAAACACCACATGAAATATTTAAACAAACGTTTGATTGAGCTGTTAAAGCCGCGACATTCGCTGCTGCTAGATCACCTACATAGATGAAATCTCTTGTTTGTTCCCCGTCTCCAAAAATGAAAGGAGCCTCATCCTTTGCAAACTTATCAGAGAAAATAGAGACAACCCCGCCTTCGCCAAGTGCATCTTGTCGCGGACCATAAACATTGCTATACCGAAGAATACAATAGTCCACATCATACAGTGATTTTGCCATTTCTAAGTATCGCTCTACTGTGAGTTTCGATAAACCATAAGGCGAACCAGGCTTTAGCCGGTGAGCGGTGTCTACTGGCAAATACACTGGATCTCCATAGACAGCTGCCGATGAAGCAAATACCACTTTCTCCACCCCCGTTTCAGCAGCTGCTTTCATGACATTCAGAGACCCTTTGATATTGACCTCTTCGTCATAAACGAAATTCTGAACGGAAACGGCGACACTCACCTGTGCTGCAAGGTGAATGATATAATCCGGTCTTATTTGTTTGATCAAATCGACCGTTTCTGATTTTGTGACATCTGCCTCAATGCATTGAACGGAAAGGTGGTCAATATTTTCCCGAGATCCAGTTGAAAAGTTATCAAGAACGATGGGCTCGTAGCCTTTTTCTAGTAAAGCCTCTACCGTGTGTGATCCAATAAATCCGCTTCCCCCAGTAACCAATACTTTCTTCATCCAAGCTCCCCCTGTTATTGTGCCTTTGATACCAATTCTGCTTCCCATACGCCTGGGCGGCCGATAGACTGGTAAATAAATCCTCTCTCTTTCATTTCTGCTGGATCAAACAAATTCCTTCCATCAATTACAATCGGTGAACGAAGCAGCTGCTTGATTTGATCTTTATCCATCTTCTGTACGTCATCCCATTCTGTTAGGATGAGGCAAGCATCCGTATCTTTTACTGTTTCATACAGGTCATTACTGAAGACAGCCTGCGGGCCAAGCTCTCGTTCTGCTTCTACATAAGCAATCGGATCATAGGCCTTCACAAAAGCACCTAGCTCTCTCAGCATTGGGATAATGTCTAATGCGGGCGCAGAACGCATATCATTCGTATTCGGTTTGAATGCGAGACCTAAAACAGAGATGGTTTTTCCTCTAATATCACCGAATACACTCATCAGTTTGCTGACAAGGTGCGCTCTTTGGTGATTGTTCGTTTCAATCACGGACTCGATCAGCTTGAACCGGTAGCCGGCTGTTTCGGCAATTTTGAGAAGAGCCATCGTGTCTTTCGGGAAACAAGAACCCCCAAAT
Encoded proteins:
- the tuaH gene encoding teichuronic acid biosynthesis protein TuaH; protein product: MKADSIIHVVVATGEWGQDGLRYRRHRLAEFLASDPETKEVIWVCPSSSRHTAPFQPITDRMKQLTIPDVLKSKLFRFGRYQDMFYIHKLSPLLEHLRQEEMKGIAVCLWYTFPGFPLLSSLFEWKHIVYDCSDLWGEPISGNHNILSYMRQRVIVKAENRIIKYAHSITCSSQYLHDQIKKRLMGEPKDVFTVENGVEYDVFAKSNLPCKEDVLEGREGTVLGFIGGIKPKLDFDMIAEAARMRPDWTFLFVGPDGTNGDPSFQHALKLPNVIWTGAVAPEEVPAYMKLIDVGMMPYKQSPYNQAVFPLKLYEFLAAGIPVVGLNLPSTERLKEKDVYEYLEGDDPALFVEACLKVISKKDDTSYRHLRQSRAKKKDWHALFTNMVELTNIKENA
- the tuaF gene encoding teichuronic acid biosynthesis protein TuaF produces the protein MSGFISRIGKRIKKYIVWLILLPVVLGAFGFFFAKGTTQQSSYTAAVTLTLGKYDDGVYNNMAEVTSLLKSDAFLNEALSDVKEEERQDVKTRLILTNQSDTQLQLSFTDADKGRALAVVKQVSDTFLKQDKALFTKRQQVIESRLAALEDESVSNDSKVDKERFLYELESTKLGMKQAKIVDPAQVLDEGNKGMSAKKRALLGLVIGFSISLMFVVLPEVFKES
- a CDS encoding glycosyltransferase family 4 protein; the encoded protein is MDYERALLAFFVSLATVLIVTPIVKKFAIKIGAVDQPNKRKVHDKVMPRMGGLAIFIGVAAGALAGGLFLHNKITAISVGAVLIVILGIFDDKYNLSARFKFLVQVLVACLIVSTGLKMDFFSVPFLTDRIELGWMAYPLTVLWIVGITNAINLIDGLDGLAAGISVIGLSTIAVMAFSADKILILSLSLVVIGSTIGFLFYNFHPAKIFMGDTGSLFLGYMISVLSLLGLYKSVTLFSVVVPVIILGVPIFDTTFAIIRRILNKQPISSPDKSHIHHRLMAFGLSHRMAVIVIYMIGLVFSLSAILLTSATIWLSLIIIFLLVMFMQVIAEVTGLVNEEFKPFTKFYKRMVKRQ
- a CDS encoding NAD-dependent epimerase/dehydratase family protein, which gives rise to MKKVLVTGGSGFIGSHTVEALLEKGYEPIVLDNFSTGSRENIDHLSVQCIEADVTKSETVDLIKQIRPDYIIHLAAQVSVAVSVQNFVYDEEVNIKGSLNVMKAAAETGVEKVVFASSAAVYGDPVYLPVDTAHRLKPGSPYGLSKLTVERYLEMAKSLYDVDYCILRYSNVYGPRQDALGEGGVVSIFSDKFAKDEAPFIFGDGEQTRDFIYVGDLAAANVAALTAQSNVCLNISCGVSITVNELFQTMKRVTRSHLEPIYKPQRAGDIVHSTLANEETKQVLAWEPVVSLQEGLARTISYYEQEVKA
- the tuaE gene encoding teichuronic acid biosynthesis protein TuaE translates to MSVKQTAWQIMIGCILFAAGIGLVQMASAQPVGLKKMVAVPIILLILSAALVLMKLYMNGEQIFMSAIYLLITLTFLNNAFFSISAGFFSLFLYRIMLIATFTLFIWRMRDKGTYISQWQQIRVKGLLGFFAVWFLYGLISLLWAHSVTYGLKYMSLLAMGMGFVFLVVMYIQRMDQVVTFYSIWLVMTVFVMGIGFYNHFTLNHLPNTSLYLGPAYKQHYPTSVFFNQNDFATFLSISFFLYLACMRQMKNGYIKAFGLLGAIAALYLILLTESRASLLGIFAGVAIYVWLLLPRFLKKWSIVAASGLVVIGIAVFSAKIYSIFYDLFLASQVAHSFSEPLPSNIARANLIKNAWHFFTNSYGFGVGAGNVSYYLAHFSIFDTDQVVEVHNWLLELMTNFGFAVMLGYISVYAYLMFTLYKQYQWADTRSAKMIIEGLFAAMLSFLVSSISPSSVSNLYFHWVFLGLVIAAVNMLKNKQRLKLW
- the tuaG gene encoding teichuronic acid biosynthesis protein TuaG, producing the protein MNNQPLVSIITPAYNAERYLTDTVHSVLAQTYSNWELIIADDCSTDGTRKLLGDLSQADDRINVIYLEENGGAAIARNAAIKQAKGRFIAFLDSDDMWKETKLEKQVDFMLTNDFAFTFTAYDIIAENGESLEKTVTAPARLDYNEALKNTIIGCLTVMLDLQKVGHVEMPNIRTRQDLATWLSILKRGFTAYGMSEPLSEYRIVGNSISSNKWKAAKKTWFVYREIEQLHFVKASWCFMHYATNAVKKRL